The window GGCGGTGCGCCGCCTCCCCCGCCGCCAGTACCTTAAAACATCTCGACCCCCGCTTATTAAAGCGGGGGTTTTTATTTATTAGTTTTATTAGAACATTTTAAAACCTAACTCATTCTGATGTTCTTAAGAATGTTGGAATAAAAATAAAAAACATAAACAAATACGCAATTTAAAATAAAGAAAAACGTTCTGACGTTCTTAAGAACATTAGAACGAAATAACTAGGTGGAGAAGAAAAATACAAAAAAATTTGACAATATAACAATTTTTAGGTAGAATCTGTCCAATATGAAAAAACTATCTTTGAACCTGTTTTCTAAAAAAGGAACAAGTATTCTTTTAAAGAAAATTGCACTCTTTTTACCTCTTATATTAACAGGAACAGTCTTAGCTAACTTTATTTTTATTAGGCCAGCACAATCTACTGGACCTCAGTTTAACTATATGCCTAATGACCCCAAAACCTTGCGGGTAGCCAACTCCAGCCAGCGAACTAATTGGCAAGCCCAAGTCCAAGCTAAAGAAGGAGAAACTATTTCTTTTCTCTTTTACTACCACAATGGGGTAGAGGGAACTGTGGCTAAAAACACTCGCTTGAGAGTTGATATCCCTAAAAACGCACAAACATCTTTTAAAATAAATGGTTATCTCTGGGCAGATAACACAGCGCAAATAGTTAGTGATAGTGTAATAGTAAAAACAGACAAAAAAGTAATTCTCAGCTATATTCCCGGATCTACTAAATGGTATCCAAACGGAACGCAGACAGCCAAAAATCTTCCTGATGGTATTGTTTCTGCAAAAGGAATTAATATAGGAAATATAAAAGGATGTTGGCCTTATGCTGGTTATGTAATTTTTCAAGTTCGCTTAAATACTCCTCCTAAACCTAAATTAGCGCTCACTAAAAAAGTAGCTAATTCATCTCGCGATCGAGGAACTTATAATTGGCAAAAAGAAGTTTCTGCTAAAAAAGGAGAAGAGGTTGCATTTAGCCTTTTTGTTTACAACCCCGGTAATACTCTATTAAAAAAGGTTCTTGTTAAGGATTCTTTACCGCAAGGATTAACCTATATCCCCAATTCTACCAAATTACTTGACGACAAAAAGCAAACCCTTCTAGCTGACGGAATTACCTCTCAAGGCATTACTTTAAAAACACTACCAGCTGGTATTGAAAACGGGGTTTATATTACTTTTAAAACAAAAGTTAACACTAATACTCAGGGGTCTTTAACCAACAGAGCTGTGGCTACAGCCCAAAATTTAAGAGCTGAAGACGAAGCTTATATTAATATTCTTTTACCCCAAATAATAAAAGCAGAACTTTCTAAAACCGTGCGCAATATCTCTCGCAAAGAGATTAACTTTAATAAATCTACTGTTGCCTCCCCAGGAGAAGAAGTAGAATTTCGCCTTATTGTTAAAAACACAGGCAACCAAAATCTCACTAATGTTTTACTAAAAGATAACTTGCCTAAAGAATTAACTGCCCTTTCTAATCTATCTTGGCATTGGGACAACATTACCAGCGGCAAAAGAAAAGTGGTCTATATAAAAGCTAAGGTAAAAAATCTGCCTGTTGGCAAATATTACCTAGTTAATGAAGCCTTACTTTCTGCTGCCAGAATAAGAGACATTAAAGACCAAGCTGAAGTTAAGGTAAATATCACCCCTCCAACACCAGTAGTA is drawn from bacterium and contains these coding sequences:
- a CDS encoding DUF11 domain-containing protein, whose product is MKKLSLNLFSKKGTSILLKKIALFLPLILTGTVLANFIFIRPAQSTGPQFNYMPNDPKTLRVANSSQRTNWQAQVQAKEGETISFLFYYHNGVEGTVAKNTRLRVDIPKNAQTSFKINGYLWADNTAQIVSDSVIVKTDKKVILSYIPGSTKWYPNGTQTAKNLPDGIVSAKGINIGNIKGCWPYAGYVIFQVRLNTPPKPKLALTKKVANSSRDRGTYNWQKEVSAKKGEEVAFSLFVYNPGNTLLKKVLVKDSLPQGLTYIPNSTKLLDDKKQTLLADGITSQGITLKTLPAGIENGVYITFKTKVNTNTQGSLTNRAVATAQNLRAEDEAYINILLPQIIKAELSKTVRNISRKEINFNKSTVASPGEEVEFRLIVKNTGNQNLTNVLLKDNLPKELTALSNLSWHWDNITSGKRKVVYIKAKVKNLPVGKYYLVNEALLSAARIRDIKDQAEVKVNITPPTPVVANYTLDKKVKNISKGDGLWLENNTSYAGDTFEYKIYFKNTGSKTETITLTDDLPLVVGYINNSGKLLINGKEKTFSTDLFSNKGLKFTLSPGQEGIVYFRVKVAENLSVGSKFVNCAYLKSPSMLLKDCVTTTIKPKPQVRAEMQELPPTGNALSIPFSLFFALFNYAWYRRFKSQLS